TGTCGGCTGTGGGCTGCGCTGCGTCAGGCGGCGGTCAGGATCACCTTGACGCTCTGCGAGCGATCCAGTGCCAGGCGGAATGCCTCCACGACATCGGGCAAGGGGCGACGTGCCGTAATCAGCGTGGTCACGTCGATGGTACCGGAAGCGATCAGCTCGACGGCTTCCTCGAACACGTTGCCGAAGCGGAAAGACCCGAGAAGGTCGATTTCCTTGGACATGACGGAATTGGCCAGAACGGGCAGCTCGCCGGCGGCGAGGTTGCCGATCTGCACGATCGTACCGCCCCGTCGCACGGCCTTGATTGCCGCATTCAGGCCGGCCGGCGAGCCAGTCGCCTCGAATACCACGTCCGGCGGTGTGCCCAATCCCTCGGCCAGATCCTGCTTCGATACATCCACGACGGGGGAAAACCCGAGCTTCTGGCCGAAAGCCAGCGGCCCGGCGGCGATGTCAGCCATGGCCACCTGCGAAGCGCCCTTGTGCCGGGCCACCATGGCGGTCAGCAGTCCGATGGGGCCGGCGCCCATGACCAGGGCATACCGGCCGGTCATGTCGCCTGCGCGCGACACGGCATGCAGACAGACGGACAGCGGCTCGGCAAGGGCGGCCGCCTCCATGGGCAGGCTGTCCGGTATCTTCACGCATTGCGCCGGAATGGCGTCGAACTCGGTTGCAAATCCGCCCGCCATATGGGGCGTCTTGGAAGCCGAGCCCATGAAGTAGATGTTCTCGCACAGGTTCTCCCGGCCCTCGCGGCAGGGCTTGCAATGGCCGCACCAGCGCGATGGGTTCACGGCCACGCGGTCGCCGACGGCGAGGCCGGAAACCCCCTCCCCGAGCGCCGAGATCGTGCCCGCCACTTCGTGGCCGAGGGTCAACGGAGACGTCACCACGAAATCGCCCGTGCGGGCATGGCGAAAGTAGTGCATGTCGGAACCGCAGATGCCGCCGGCTCCGAAGGCAACGCGCACCATGCCGGGCGCGACAGGCTGCAACGTCTCGTCTACGAAACGCAGGTCTTCCGGTGCAAAGATCTTGGCGGCGCGTGCGGCGGTGCTCATGCTTTCCATCCCATGGCGATGTCAGACAATTGGCCTGACCAATAGCATCCCGGCTGTGTGCCGTACGGGTGGGGCTAAGTCAATGGCGGCCCGCCGCCGCACGGGTTGTGGCTCGGCGGTTTCGCAGGAGCGCCAAATGGTCTATTGGCGCGATATGCAACCGACGGAACGAAGGATTTTTCAATG
This genomic window from Aureimonas sp. OT7 contains:
- a CDS encoding L-idonate 5-dehydrogenase; its protein translation is MSTAARAAKIFAPEDLRFVDETLQPVAPGMVRVAFGAGGICGSDMHYFRHARTGDFVVTSPLTLGHEVAGTISALGEGVSGLAVGDRVAVNPSRWCGHCKPCREGRENLCENIYFMGSASKTPHMAGGFATEFDAIPAQCVKIPDSLPMEAAALAEPLSVCLHAVSRAGDMTGRYALVMGAGPIGLLTAMVARHKGASQVAMADIAAGPLAFGQKLGFSPVVDVSKQDLAEGLGTPPDVVFEATGSPAGLNAAIKAVRRGGTIVQIGNLAAGELPVLANSVMSKEIDLLGSFRFGNVFEEAVELIASGTIDVTTLITARRPLPDVVEAFRLALDRSQSVKVILTAA